The following proteins come from a genomic window of Daphnia carinata strain CSIRO-1 chromosome 8, CSIRO_AGI_Dcar_HiC_V3, whole genome shotgun sequence:
- the LOC132088244 gene encoding uncharacterized protein LOC132088244: MTSVGLRLRGETYISRVCIRLMSSVTPPSQMSITNFLVCFLAVVMTVAGEPTGYRPAMAYQAPVYKAPAYQAPAYKAPAYQPPAYQPPAYQPPAYQPPAYQPPAYQPPAYQPPAPAYQPPAYMAPAPSYKADSAY, encoded by the exons ATGACTTCCGTTGGCCTTCGTCTTAGAGGTGAAACGTACATCTCTCGAGTTTGCA TTCGTCTAATGAGTTCTGTTACACCACCATCACAGATGTCCATCACCAATTTCCTTGTGTGCTTCTTGGCTGTTGTCATGACCGTCGCTGGTGAACCAACTGGATACAGGCCGGCAATGGCTTACCAAGCTCCGGTCTACAAAGCTCCGGCGTATCAGGCACCTGCCTACAAGGCTCCTGCTTACCAACCTCCTGCGTACCAGCCTCCTGCTTACCAGCCTCCTGCTTACCAGCCTCCTGCTTACCAGCCTCCTGCTTACCAGCCTCCTGCTTACCAGCCTCCTGCTCCTGCTTACCAGCCTCCTGCTTACATGGCACCTGCACCTTCATATAAAGCAGATTCAGCTTACTAG
- the LOC130704149 gene encoding uncharacterized protein LOC130704149 produces MSSLTPPSQMSITNFLVCFLAVVMTVAGEPTGYRPAMAYQAPVYKAPAYQAPAYKPPAYQPPAYQPPAYQPPAYQPPAYQPPAYQPPAYQPPAYQPPAPKAPAYMAPAYMAPAYMAPAPSYKAASAY; encoded by the coding sequence ATGAGTTCTCTTACACCACCATCACAGATGTCCATCACCAATTTCCTTGTGTGCTTCTTGGCTGTTGTCATGACCGTCGCTGGTGAACCAACTGGATACAGGCCGGCAATGGCTTACCAAGCTCCGGTCTACAAAGCTCCGGCGTATCAGGCACCTGCCTACAAGCCTCCTGCTTACCAGCCTCCTGCTTACCAGCCTCCTGCTTACCAGCCTCCTGCTTACCAGCCTCCTGCTTACCAGCCTCCTGCTTACCAGCCTCCTGCTTACCAGCCTCCTGCTTACCAGCCTCCTGCTCCCAAAGCACCTGCTTACATGGCACCTGCTTACATGGCACCTGCTTACATGGCACCTGCACCTTCATATAAAGCAGCTTCAGCTTACTAG